A genomic stretch from Synergistaceae bacterium includes:
- a CDS encoding FAD-dependent oxidoreductase — translation MKYDAIIIGGGLSGLTAASLLAKRGLTVAVVDRSYNPGGSCGIFRRGDVTFDQGSAMLYGFGENGFNAHRFVFNCLEEPIDVIRHDLLYCVNFKGRRIRFWADVEKFAYELSEVFPAEKDNIRRFYRDMLTMYRHVMVESPSYTTADETDGKTALKSMLKHPISYIRFLSFLNKSAKSLLEKYFTDPEIFKFFDKLTSTYCYATVEEAPAVLAAVMFVDNHVGGSYYPAGSTLFLPGKLEKVIEEHGGDMFLQREAVSIEFEDGKPAGVKLDDGQVLSASDIIYSGTVWNLYGKLIGHEHSTEQRRTWAKKQVPTYPSVVLYAVVDKNIIPEDTAPIEMLIGNPDMLDESEVTVYILSIDDRTLCKEGEHTVVAIGPTFETWDLSDEREYQRKKQKEQERLINVIEKRFPGFEKAVRYAEVATPRTIEWYTMKNGGAVAGPKQMLGQHMFRRLHTRTEWDNLFCCGESTVMGTGTPTVTTSGLSAANALLKKLGKEPYVYQENMKNFVRIVEKPFTADRLYDGYDKASHAVMCKAMRCRLCEHPTCSTEVDIRGIMRRVAVGNFVGAKKCWLKNRVDLDLLEKFEADCICMTDKNDAVEIREVIHYLSGVNL, via the coding sequence CTGTTGCCGTGGTTGACAGATCATATAATCCGGGCGGTTCATGCGGAATATTTCGACGCGGAGATGTAACGTTTGACCAGGGTTCTGCCATGCTGTACGGCTTCGGCGAAAACGGCTTCAATGCGCACCGCTTTGTTTTCAATTGTTTGGAAGAGCCGATTGACGTCATTCGCCATGACCTTTTATACTGTGTGAACTTTAAAGGCAGGAGGATACGTTTCTGGGCAGACGTTGAGAAATTTGCGTATGAGCTCTCCGAAGTGTTTCCAGCCGAAAAAGATAACATTCGTCGATTCTACCGCGATATGCTGACGATGTACCGCCATGTGATGGTGGAATCACCCAGCTACACCACAGCCGATGAAACCGATGGTAAAACAGCTTTAAAAAGCATGTTGAAGCATCCGATATCCTATATCCGGTTTCTAAGCTTCCTTAACAAGAGTGCAAAAAGCCTGCTGGAAAAGTATTTTACCGATCCGGAGATATTCAAGTTTTTTGACAAGCTGACGTCCACGTATTGCTATGCGACGGTAGAAGAAGCCCCTGCGGTACTGGCGGCCGTGATGTTCGTCGACAACCATGTGGGCGGCAGCTACTATCCGGCCGGCTCCACGCTGTTTTTACCGGGCAAGCTGGAGAAGGTTATTGAAGAGCACGGCGGAGACATGTTTTTGCAACGGGAGGCTGTCTCCATCGAATTTGAGGACGGCAAGCCCGCGGGCGTAAAACTAGACGACGGACAGGTGCTCTCTGCATCGGATATCATTTACTCTGGAACGGTTTGGAACCTGTATGGCAAGCTGATTGGCCATGAGCATTCGACCGAACAACGCAGGACGTGGGCGAAGAAGCAAGTGCCCACCTACCCCAGCGTCGTGTTGTATGCCGTGGTAGATAAAAACATCATTCCTGAAGATACAGCGCCCATCGAGATGCTGATAGGCAATCCGGATATGCTCGATGAAAGCGAAGTGACGGTATATATACTCAGTATCGATGACAGAACCCTGTGCAAAGAGGGTGAGCACACTGTTGTGGCCATCGGCCCCACCTTTGAAACCTGGGATTTGTCAGACGAGAGAGAGTATCAGAGAAAGAAGCAAAAAGAACAGGAACGTCTGATTAACGTAATAGAAAAGCGGTTCCCCGGTTTTGAAAAGGCAGTGCGGTATGCCGAGGTGGCAACGCCAAGAACGATTGAATGGTACACAATGAAAAATGGTGGTGCAGTGGCAGGCCCCAAACAGATGCTGGGGCAGCATATGTTCCGCCGCCTGCATACGCGCACGGAATGGGATAACCTATTTTGCTGCGGCGAGTCCACCGTGATGGGAACAGGAACGCCCACAGTGACGACCTCCGGTCTTTCGGCCGCTAACGCCCTGCTCAAAAAGCTGGGAAAAGAGCCGTATGTCTATCAGGAAAATATGAAGAACTTCGTCCGCATTGTGGAGAAGCCCTTTACGGCAGACCGGCTCTATGACGGGTACGACAAAGCATCGCACGCAGTGATGTGCAAAGCCATGCGGTGCAGGTTGTGTGAGCACCCTACCTGCTCAACCGAAGTAGATATACGCGGCATCATGCGTCGTGTAGCTGTTGGGAATTTTGTCGGTGCCAAAAAGTGTTGGCTGAAGAACAGGGTTGACTTGGATTTGTTGGAAAAGTTCGAGGCGGATTGTATCTGTATGACCGATAAAAATGACGCAGTAGAAATTCGCGAGGTTATTCATTATTTGAGCGGGGTGAATCTGTGA